The following are encoded together in the Equus quagga isolate Etosha38 chromosome 15, UCLA_HA_Equagga_1.0, whole genome shotgun sequence genome:
- the C15H6orf62 gene encoding uncharacterized protein C6orf62 homolog isoform X2: protein MSENLSDPVSPVVRKKKSALFEVSEVIPVMTNNYEENILKGVRDSSYSLESSIELLQKDVVQLHAPRYQSMRRDVIGCTQEMDFILWPRNDIEKIVCLLFSRWKESDEPFRPVQAKFEFHHGDYEKQFLHVLSRKDKTGIVVNNPNQSVFLFIDRQHLQTPKNKATIFKLCSICLYLPQEQLTHWAVGTIEDHLHPYMPE from the exons ATGAGTGAAAACCTGAGTGATCCTGTGTCTCCCGTGGTGCGA aagaaaaaatcagcACTTTTTGAAGTGTCTGAGGTTATACCAGTCATGACAaataattatgaagaaaatatcCTGAAAGGTGTGCGAGATTCCAGCTATTCCTTGGAAAGTTCCATAGAGCTTTTACAGAAGGATGTGGTACAGCTCCATGCTCCTCGATACCAGTCTATGAGAAGA gATGTGATTGGCTGTACTCAGGAGATGGATTTCATTCTTTGGCCTCGGAATGATATTGAAAAAATTGTCTGTCTCCTGTTTTCTAGGTGGAAGGAATCTGATGAGCCTTTTAGGCCTGTTcag gCCAAATTTGAGTTTCATCACGGTGACTATGAAAAACAGTTTCTGCATGTACTGAGCCGCAAGGACAAGACTGGAATTGTTGTCAACAATCCTAACCAGTCAGTGTTTCTCTTCATTGACAGACAGCACTTGcag ACTCCAAAAAACAAAGCTACAATCTTCAAGTTATGCAGCATCTGCCTCTACCTGCCACAGGAACAGCTTACCCACTGGGCAGTTGGCACCATAGAGGATCACCTCCATCCTTACATGCCAGAATAG
- the C15H6orf62 gene encoding uncharacterized protein C6orf62 homolog isoform X1, with translation MGDPNSRKKQALNRLRAQLRKKKESLADQFDFKMYIAFVFKEKKKKSALFEVSEVIPVMTNNYEENILKGVRDSSYSLESSIELLQKDVVQLHAPRYQSMRRDVIGCTQEMDFILWPRNDIEKIVCLLFSRWKESDEPFRPVQAKFEFHHGDYEKQFLHVLSRKDKTGIVVNNPNQSVFLFIDRQHLQTPKNKATIFKLCSICLYLPQEQLTHWAVGTIEDHLHPYMPE, from the exons ATGGGGGACCCAAACTCCCGGAAGAAACAAGCTCTGAACAGACTACGTGCTcagcttagaaagaaaaaagaatctctaGCTGACCAGTTTGACTTCAAGATGTATATTGCCTTTGTATTCAAGGAGAAG aagaaaaaatcagcACTTTTTGAAGTGTCTGAGGTTATACCAGTCATGACAaataattatgaagaaaatatcCTGAAAGGTGTGCGAGATTCCAGCTATTCCTTGGAAAGTTCCATAGAGCTTTTACAGAAGGATGTGGTACAGCTCCATGCTCCTCGATACCAGTCTATGAGAAGA gATGTGATTGGCTGTACTCAGGAGATGGATTTCATTCTTTGGCCTCGGAATGATATTGAAAAAATTGTCTGTCTCCTGTTTTCTAGGTGGAAGGAATCTGATGAGCCTTTTAGGCCTGTTcag gCCAAATTTGAGTTTCATCACGGTGACTATGAAAAACAGTTTCTGCATGTACTGAGCCGCAAGGACAAGACTGGAATTGTTGTCAACAATCCTAACCAGTCAGTGTTTCTCTTCATTGACAGACAGCACTTGcag ACTCCAAAAAACAAAGCTACAATCTTCAAGTTATGCAGCATCTGCCTCTACCTGCCACAGGAACAGCTTACCCACTGGGCAGTTGGCACCATAGAGGATCACCTCCATCCTTACATGCCAGAATAG